The Sulfolobus islandicus Y.N.15.51 sequence CGTTGCACAAACTCTAGATATAATAGTTTCAAATCTAGCAGAAGCTGGAGGGACTATAGGAAGAGTAAAAGTGCTAAAATCTGCTAATTCTTCACAATTATCTTCACCCTTGTTTTTACATAAGATTCAGAATGTTAGAGAGGAATATGTAAAAAAAATTTTAGGAATTAAAACCAGTAAGGAAGAGATATGTAAACATGTAATGAGAATGAGAATGAATTGCGACATAGAAAACGGAGTCATAAGAGTAACGGTGCCTCAATATAGGGTAGATATTCTGAACGAAATTGACGTGGTAGAGGATATTGCGATGAGTATTGGTTATAATAACCTAGAACCTTCTAAGTATATTTCAACAAATTATGGTTCTTATGATTACATGACACTGCTTGAAAGGAAAATAAGAGAACTAGGCATCGGAGCAGGATATGTAGAAATATCTAACTTTGTGTTAATTAAAGATGAAAAACTATTCAGTAATAAATATGTAAAAATTCTCAATCCTGTTACTGAGGAATATAATGCAGTAAGGGATTCACTAATTCCAGGATTATTAGATTTCCTATCTAAAAATCAGCATGCGAAATTTCCCATTAGAGTTTTTGAGACTGGAGATGTAGTAGTTTATGACTCTTCTACAGATACTGGATTCAGAAATGATAAAAGGGCTGCGTATGCAATAATGGATAATAAGGTGAGTTATGAGGACATACAAGCACCAATCCACTACATTCTAAAATCCTTAGGCTTGGAAGTAAATTATAAGGAAGAAAATAATAATATTTTCATTGAGGGGCGCTCAGCATCAATATTTTACGAAAACGAGAAAATGGGAGTAATAGGTGAAGTTAACCCTGACGTATTAATAAGATTCGGTATTGAATATCCTGCAGTAATTGCTGAATTATATATTTCGGAAATAGGTAAAAGACTTACAAATCAAAGATAATAGACGAGGTGATATTAATCCCATTTATAATATCGAATGGTGTTCGTCTATATTATGAAGTAAGAGGAAATGGAAAACCGATTGTGCTAATCCACCATTTAGCAGGCAATTATAAGAGCTGGAAATTTGTAATTCCAAAGTTGACATTAGATAGCACTGTAGTTGTATATGATTTAAGAGGACATGGTAGATCTTCAACTCCCAATTCACCTTATAATATCGAAGAGCATTCCAGTGATTTAAGAGGTTTATTAGTCCAACTAGGTATAGAAAAACCAATATTAGTTGGACACTCAATAGGTTCTTTAATTGCAATAGATTACGCTTTAAAATATCCAGTAGAGAAATTAATATTAGTTGGAGCTCTGTACAAAGCGCCATCGCCAGAAGTTTATGAGAAGTATGTAAGAATAGCGGTGAATTTCGGATTAAGAGCCTTAGCGGAATACAGAAGATTACATAAAGAGTTTGCGGAGACATTAGTCAGTAACTATCACGCATGGAATTCTCTTCTAGAAGTATATGAGGAAACAACGCCAATAGGTTATAAAAACGCAGTAGAAGGGTTATTGAAAGCAAAAGATTATTCAGACGAACTCAGGGAAATAAACGTTAATACCCTTTTAGTGTAT is a genomic window containing:
- the pheT gene encoding phenylalanine--tRNA ligase subunit beta, coding for MVTIVLNKYKLLDKIHIGQQKLEDLLFNLKSEVKPIDENNIEIEINADRLDLLSSDGIARAIKGLLEKELGEAKYNVTDTEYTLIVDNVRTRPYALAAIVYNAKIDLEELIQFQEKLHGTIGRKRKKVAIGIHDLRKVDSKTIEYKEVPLSYKFVPLYGNKELTISEILEKTEQGKLYGNISIANGVSPAIVQDDGEVLSIPPIINSNKTRLDENTKDFFIDVTGTSFEAVAQTLDIIVSNLAEAGGTIGRVKVLKSANSSQLSSPLFLHKIQNVREEYVKKILGIKTSKEEICKHVMRMRMNCDIENGVIRVTVPQYRVDILNEIDVVEDIAMSIGYNNLEPSKYISTNYGSYDYMTLLERKIRELGIGAGYVEISNFVLIKDEKLFSNKYVKILNPVTEEYNAVRDSLIPGLLDFLSKNQHAKFPIRVFETGDVVVYDSSTDTGFRNDKRAAYAIMDNKVSYEDIQAPIHYILKSLGLEVNYKEENNNIFIEGRSASIFYENEKMGVIGEVNPDVLIRFGIEYPAVIAELYISEIGKRLTNQR
- a CDS encoding alpha/beta fold hydrolase — translated: MILIPFIISNGVRLYYEVRGNGKPIVLIHHLAGNYKSWKFVIPKLTLDSTVVVYDLRGHGRSSTPNSPYNIEEHSSDLRGLLVQLGIEKPILVGHSIGSLIAIDYALKYPVEKLILVGALYKAPSPEVYEKYVRIAVNFGLRALAEYRRLHKEFAETLVSNYHAWNSLLEVYEETTPIGYKNAVEGLLKAKDYSDELREINVNTLLVYGTYDGLITNINVFKNNMKNVETKTIEGYGHFLNFENPSLLSDIIKNFL